One window of Scheffersomyces stipitis CBS 6054 chromosome 1, whole genome shotgun sequence genomic DNA carries:
- the UCRI gene encoding Ubiquinol-cytochrome c reductase iron-sulfur subunit, mitochondrial precursor (Rieske iron-sulfur protein) (RISP), which translates to MVGSMGLLSAAGAKSTVEAFLSSIAASADVLAMAKVEVKLGAIPEGKNVIIKWQGKPVFIRHRTADEIDEANQVDIKTLRDPQNDIDRVKKPEWLVMLGICTHLGCVPIGEAGDFGGWFCPCHGSHYDISGRIRRGPAPLNLEIPQYEFSDEETLLVG; encoded by the coding sequence ATGGTTGGTTCCATGGGTTTGTTGtctgctgctggtgccAAGTCCACTGTGGAAGCATTCCTTTCGTCCATCGCTGCCTCTGCTGATGTTTTGGCTATGGCTAAGGTCGAAGTCAAGTTGGGAGCTATCCCAGAAGGTAAGAACGTCATCATCAAATGGCAAGGTAAGCCTGTTTTCATCAGACACAGAACTGCTGATGAAATCGACGAAGCCAACCAGGTTGACATCAAAACCTTGAGAGACCCACAGAACGACATTGACCGTGTCAAGAAGCCTGAATGGTTGGTCATGTTGGGTATCTGTACCCATTTGGGATGTGTTCCTATCGGTGAAGCTGGTGATTTCGGAGGTTGGTTCTGTCCTTGTCACGGTTCCCATTACGATATCTCCGgcagaatcagaagaggTCCAGCTCcattgaacttggaaatccCACAATACGAGTTCTCcgatgaagaaaccttGTTGGTTGGTTAA
- a CDS encoding predicted protein, whose amino-acid sequence MFLLSEIQKPDAILHSLYNPQTNVLTLARIHSIDYYKVDPQTGSKKRIVSIAMEHAIFAIAQYKLNSVGPATVVFCDNYGLYLVYKNQNSAYVVKELTRLSPLGQQFSVDSSPVIVVDPAEVPRYILLHCFQGLVHKIDIDPFVATEEVPKATKKPRLKSKVNTSAMAHVESVSIGSVVVSKMTMLKNTSVDIVAILYRDFNFNYSLRYWSVNSETHFLKLALQLGEFEEPPTGMLSPEQGGLFVVSSTKIFYFPGPKNTVYLSNEDIDYSVVVRNNVVTKDLTQTMPKDIVKESFVSLEAVDNSRIMVTSSSGSTYMLFYVMTSLSASITVKQLNYIELGKSTIPIANGLFHINKNVFFQASRTSRSVFFEVLPNKPHILVKSHIDSSPPLLDIVVDSEAIETFYSSHGGENGGELRKYSKPKREVNIIDSQRISSLPRRILYASESEIVTMNVDGSKDTFEWDGEELSKSTSSDIQIDKLLQYKSSSGYKICITEEAVLVNNRTKLRDEIVYGVVSDKGSYLVRNSKNELYLARQHSKPVKVAELESTVADLLDLSNSLVSVVADWKGKCYLIVSGNNLLVHDISSSFLGVNNEPQVIHSTILVKSGKENIVEMLVHLQSGITLAYEFNYKSGKIISGKEITSSKIPQQFVKSGDGSILLFSEQGAIGLRKDTRSQSWMAFEYSSKLTNLHDMLFLSSNTFAVLKGVNLEVYSVQSGFEGTDYAISSIFTTDACTRVLHFPEYNWIVSIYSGLRYYDYEGVKRYTYLKLIDSSKMRTLHKFHFKDNVNLEFVDLCRLPSDGEEDEEESVISFLALVNNNNDKPILEFHISSNKIRLVHGYSISGLKGSSELTSSSISILDEEESTFLISGNFVFVCQRTNDLGEVSWDYVRETLKMVPVHAVAQAIISNDEAVIGDAVNGLLNYNRTMADSKLKNIPLQYEHYLMSSVSAFSSYVITGDCIGNVSLLEGTNQVAAFNVGEQVNVVKSCARELSNNSKHFQQKFGGLRQLAYIGTVNGGIYKLSEVFENPEEPVLDQVATAEWAKTDWKMLVKNRDGTFLRKPAIDTVTVGQIQHFLELSIGSGTSRKSKKKADNGSKTKSKLSSIIYEAS is encoded by the coding sequence ATGTTTCTACTAAGTGAGATACAGAAACCAGACGCGATTCTCCACTCGCTCTACAATCCGCAAACAAATGTTCTAACACTAGCCAGAATCCACTCCATAGACTACTACAAGGTGGACCCCCAGACGGGGTCTAAGAAGCGAATCGTGTCCATAGCAATGGAGCATGCCATATTTGCCATAGCCCAGTACAAATTGAACTCTGTGGGCCCTGCTACTGTCGTTTTTTGTGACAATTATGGCCTATACCTCGTTTACAAAAATCAGAACCTGGCTTACGTCGTTAAGGAACTTACCAGATTGTCGCCATTGGGTCAGCAATTCTCGGTGGATTCTAGTCCCGTCATAGTAGTGGACCCAGCTGAAGTCCCTCGCTATATACTCTTGCATTGCTTTCAAGGTCTTGTTCATAAGATCGACATAGACCCATTTGTAGCGACTGAAGAAGTGCCCAAGGCAACAAAGAAGCCCAGACTCAAATCCAAAGTCAACACTCTGGCAATGGCACATGTAGAGTCGGTTTCTATTGGCTCGGTTGTTGTACTGAAAATGacaatgttgaagaatactAGTGTAGATATAGTGGCCATTCTATACCGagatttcaacttcaactactCGCTTCGTTACTGGTCTGTGAATAGCGAGACTCATTTTTTAAAACTTGCCCTTCAGCTCGGTGAGTTTGAAGAACCTCCGACAGGTATGTTGTCTCCAGAGCAAGGTGGATTGTTTGTCGTTTCAAGCACCAAGATATTCTACTTTCCTGGCCCAAAGAATACAGTCTATTTGTCTAACGAAGATATCGACTATTCTGTAGTTGTACGTAATAATGTAGTAACTAAGGATCTCACCCAAACAATGCCGAAAGATATCGTCAAGGAATCTTTTGTCTCTCTAGAAGCTGTTGACAATTCACGAATAATGGTTACATCAAGCTCCGGTTCTACTTACATGCTATTCTACGTGATGACTCTGTTATCGGCCTCGATTACGGTGAAGCAGCTAAACTATATCGAGTTGGGTAAGTCCACAATCCCCATTGCAAATGGTCTTTTTCACATCAACAAAAACGTCTTTTTCCAAGCATCTAGAACTTCTCGTTCGGTGTTCTTTGAGGTGCTTCCCAATAAACCACATATTCTTGTGAAGTCACACATTGATTCTTCGCCTCCTTtacttgatattgttgtgGATAgtgaagcaattgaaacTTTCTATTCCAGTCATGGTGGAGAAAACGGCGGTGAACTAAGAAAATATTCGAAACCTAAAAGGGAAGTCAATATTATTGACAGTCAACGAATTTCGTCATTACCCAGGCGGATCTTGTATGcttcagaatcagaaatCGTTACGATGAATGTAGATGGGCTGAAAGATACTTTTGAATGGGATGGAGAAGAGCTCTCaaagtcaacttcttcggATATTCAAATCGATAAGCTCTTGCAATATAAGTCACTGTCTGGATACAAGATCTGTAtcacagaagaagcagtttTGGTAAATAATAGAACAAAATTGCGGGATGAAATTGTGTATGGAGTGGTCTCAGACAAGGGTAGCTATTTGGTACGCAACTCAAAGAACGAGTTGTATCTTGCTAGACAACATAGCAAACCCGTTAAAGTAGCCGAATTGGAATCAACAGTAGCCGATCTACTTGACTTATCGAACTCTCTTGTGTCAGTAGTAGCTGATTGGAAGGGAAAGTGCTATTTGATTGTTTCTGGCAATAATCTACTTGTTCATGAtatatcttcaagttttcttGGAGTGAACAACGAGCCGCAAGTTATACATTCTACCATATTGGTCAAGAGTGGAAAGGAGAATATAGTGGAAATGcttgttcatcttcaaagtgGTATTACATTGGCATACGAATTCAATTACAAATCTGGTAAGATTATTCTGGGGAAAGAAATTACTTCATCGAAGATACCTCAGCAATTTGTCAAAAGTGGTGATGGTAGTATACTATTGTTTAGTGAACAAGGAGCAATTGGATTACGAAAGGATACTCGATCGCAGAGTTGGATGGCATTTGAATACTCAAGTAAACTAACGAATTTACATGACATGTTGTTTTTGTCTTCTAACACCTTCGCTGTATTAAAAGGTGTCAATTTGGAAGTTTATTCGGTTCAGTCAGGGTTTGAGGGAACGGATTATGCAATTTCATCGATTTTTACCACTGATGCTTGCACCAGAGTGTTGCACTTTCCGGAATATAACTGGATAGTATCCATCTATTCGGGATTAAGATACTACGATTACGAAGGAGTGAAGCGGTATACATACTTGAAATTAATAGATAGTTCAAAGATGCGTACTCTCCACAAATTCCACTTCAAGGACAATGTTAATCTAGAATTTGTTGACTTGTGCAGATTGCCATCAGATGgcgaagaagatgaggagGAACTGGttatttcatttcttgCTCTTGTTAACAATAATAACGACAAGCCTATACTTGAGTTTCACATAAGCTCTAATAAAATTAGGCTTGTTCATGGATATTCGATTTCTGGTTTGAAAGGTAGTTCTGAGCTAACACTGCTGTCAATCAGCATTTTAGATGAGGAAGAGTCTACGTTCCTTATTTCGGgaaattttgtatttgtatGTCAAAGAACCAACGACCTTGGCGAAGTCTCTTGGGACTATGTCAGAGAGACGCTCAAAATGGTTCCAGTCCATGCTGTTGCTCAGGCAATTATTAGCAATGATGAAGCTGTAATTGGTGACGCAGTGAATGGGCTATTGAACTATAACAGGACAATGGCCGATCTGAAGCTTAAAAATATACCTTTGCAGTATGAACATTACTTGATGTCGTCTGTTTCGGCTTTCCTGTCATATGTGATAACTGGGGATTGTATTGGAAACGTCTCTTTGTTAGAAGGAACTAATCAAGTTGCTGCCTTCAATGTAGGAGAGCAGGTGAATGTTGTTAAGAGTTGTGCACGAGAACTCAGCAACAACTCTAAGCACTTTCAACAAAAATTCGGTGGCTTGCGTCAGCTTGCCTATATTGGAACAGTTAACGGTGGGATCTATAAGCTAAGTGAGGTATTTGAAAATCCTGAAGAACCGGTGTTGGATCAGGTTGCTACTGCAGAATGGGCCAAGACTGATTGGAAGATGTTGGTTAAGAATAGAGATGGAACGTTTTTGCGAAAACCAGCTATCGATACAGTTACTGTGGGACAAATTCAACATTTCTTGGAATTATCAATAGGTCTGGGCACACTGAGAaagtcgaagaagaaggctgaTAATGGAAGTaaaacaaaatcaaagttAAGTAGCATTATTTACGAAGCATCATGA
- the UTH1 gene encoding Youth, involved in determining longevity translates to MLFSNFAILTSVALSAVSALPLQKRGASTCSFPTDAGLVSITPDSLNAGWAMSPDQACTPGKYCPYACPPGKVAAQWDPSSTSYTYPQSMNGGLYCNADGTVSKPFSDRDYCVDSTGSVEVNNKASANVAFCQTVLPGNEAMLIPTNIKDGKTKAIAVPGSNYWAQTSAHFYVNAPGVSTTDGCVWGSKEKPEGNWAPYVAGTNTDSTGLTYVKLGWNPIYVEDFNGKQPNFGLRVTCDNAADCVGSCEIDPSKDAFNTITGSSATTAGGSFCVVTVKNNASAKIEVFEV, encoded by the coding sequence ATGTTGTTCTCCAACTTTGCAATTCTCACTTCTGTCGCTCTTTCTGCAGTTTCTGCTTTACCTTTACAAAAGAGAGGtgcttcaacttgttcattCCCTACTGATGCCGGCCTTGTTTCCATCACACCAGACTCGCTCAACGCCGGATGGGCCATGAGTCCCGACCAAGCCTGTACTCCAGGTAAATACTGTCCTTACGCCTGTCCTCCAGGCAAAGTTGCTGCTCAATGGGATCCTTCTTCCACCAGCTACACCTACCCTCAAAGTATGAACGGTGGTTTGTACTGTAACGCTGACGGTACCGTGTCCAAGCCTTTCTCTGACAGAGACTACTGTGTTGACAGTACCGGTTCTGTCGAAGTTAACAACAAAGCTTCTGCCAATGTTGCCTTCTGCCAAACTGTTTTGCCAGGTAACGAAGCCATGTTGATTCCTACCAACATTAAGGACGGCAAAACTAAGGCTATTGCTGTTCCAGGTTCAAACTATTGGGCTCAAACGTCCGCTCATTTCTACGTTAATGCCCCTGGTGTTTCCACCACCGATGGTTGTGTTTGGGGTTCCAAAGAAAAGCCAGAAGGTAACTGGGCTCCTTATGTTGCTGGTACAAACACCGACAGCACTGGTTTGACCTACGTTAAGCTTGGCTGGAACCCTATCTACgttgaagacttcaacGGCAAACAACCAAACTTCGGTCTCAGAGTCACTTGTGACAATGCTGCCGACTGTGTTGGCTCCTGTGAAATTGACCCATCCAAGGATGCCTTTAACACTATTACCGGATCCTCTGCTACCACAGCAGGTGGTTCCTTCTGTGTTGTCACTGTTAAGAACAATGCTTCTGCCAAGattgaagtctttgaagTTTAA
- a CDS encoding ubiquitin-protein ligase, with product MLRRKSSVVAQNQNSPRNQNHNQSHNQINNAEQNTNSSNSSQISSTIASEPRSTPWRIKDFLKLPSAPKGSNSNTVSTSPTKSNVEQLVAPTTSTSISNTSANSNSAATSDSIPTSVSGCYCCGTLLTYPTKASKFRCSVCNTTNILAVAPENSAEGSNEAVHIISYDYVKKQVEKCLKYLNQSSDKSIHEVFEPLSDYLYDAFKNYHILSKSFKTRRSSQNQHYHTSKINYEEIHNTFLLLSKLPTKRPLYNALRGASHLLKRVYVFPKGNDASSYVWVLILMEIPFLSRSLLSPGDDSKAKSMIDVPEIKGLCYDILKRCIGILACIESVGAINYITSWYANLPTAEFAKKVDLLNLYITFHLKKYFYIANNPHLLRRTSSTAAYNASTSGSRTEDSHPTDREYSENVHIKEEIDAMNQETPNFTNQLALPTSYLGSFPARRNSKKNQSQEAKIKIYQYGNDWHIKTAAISLSFYLCANTYRVEKVSIASFYNSLVDFVNIKLDFDSWQTNKKSKFNSSSGENDLQQVIDYINGSTRGSTLHENASYYFCQYPFLITLGGKISILEYEARRQMERKAEEAFINSLDKRVALDIYFKVKVRRENIVQDSISAIKNNSNNLKKSLRVQFVNEPGVDVGGLKKEWFLLLTRALFNPQAGMVYNIEDSNYLWFNLVPIENFEMYYLLGAVLGLAIYNSTILDLHFPMALYKILLDKPVGLDDYKQLFPVSYGNLMKLKKYSTEELLALDLTFEVSYQDLFGKTYSAELIKDGRKIFVTAETRKSYIEKYTQFFLQEGIKKQITAFSSGFKNVIGGNGLSLFLPEEIQLLLCGSEEGGIDVDVLKSVTKYVGWKTPDDGADSTVVQWFWEYMCEINTQERKRLLMFVTGSDRVPATGIQNLSFKISSQGKDSNRLPVAHTCFNELGLYNYSSKEKLVDKLVTAVNESAGFGLK from the coding sequence ATGCTacgaagaaaaagtagCGTCGTTGctcagaaccagaacctgcctcgaaatcaaaatcataATCAAAGTCATAACCAGATTAACAATGCTGAGCAAAACACCAATAGTAGCAACAGTAGCcagatttcttctacaattgcCTCTGAGCCAAGATCAACTCCCTGGAGAATCAAGGATTTCCTCAAGCTCCCTTCAGCTCCTAAGGGTCTGAACTCAAATACTGTCAGCACTTCTCCTACTAAGTCAAATGTAGAGCAGTTGGTTGCTCCgactacttcaacttcaatctcaaaTACAAGTGCtaattcaaattctgcGGCCACCTCAGATTCCATTCCTACTTCTGTAAGCGGATGTTATTGCTGTGGAACTCTTCTCACATACCCTACAAAAGCTTCTAAGTTCAGATGTTCAGTCTGTAACACTACCAACATTCTCGCTGTAGCTCCCGAAAATTCTGCAGAAGGCAGCAATGAAGCTGTTCACATAATTTCGTACGATTACGTAAAAAAGCAAGTAGAGAAATGCTTGAAATACTTGAACCAGTCCCTGGATAAGTCAATTCACGAAGTGTTCGAACCATTGTCTGATTACCTATACGATGCATTCAAAAACTATCATATTTTATCGAAGTCGTTCAAAACTCGTAGATCTAGCCAAAATCAGCATTACCACacttccaagatcaactaTGAAGAGATCCACAATACCTTCTTACTCTTACTGAAATTGCCTACTAAAAGACCTTTGTACAATGCCCTTAGAGGAGCTTCTCACTTGCTAAAGAGAGTCTATGTATTTCCAAAAGGCAACGATGCCAGTTCCTATGTCTGGGTATTGATTTTGATGGAAATTCCCTTCCTTTCAAGATCGCTTCTATCTCCTGGAGACGATTCTAAAGCTAAGTCCATGATAGATGTGCCTGAAATTAAAGGATTATGCTATGATATCTTGAAGCGTTGTATAGGGATTTTGGCTTGCATAGAATCCGTAGGTGCCATCAACTATATAACCAGTTGGTACGCCAATCTTCCCACTGCTGAATTCGCCAAAAAGGTTGATCTTCTCAATCTCTATATCACCTTCCATTTAAAGAAATACTTCTATATTGCAAACAATCCGCACTTGCTTAGAAGAACGTCTTCCACTGCTGCCTATAATGCCAGCACTAGCGGGTCTCGGACTGAAGATAGCCATCCCACGGATCGTGAGTACTCTGAAAATGTTCAtattaaagaagaaatcgatgCCATGAACCAGGAAACCCCAAATTTCACAAATCAATTGGCATTACCCACTTCGTATTTGGGCTCATTTCCAGCTCGTAGAAATTCTAAAAAGAATCAGCTGCAAGAAGCAAAGATCAAGATATACCAGTATGGAAATGATTGGCATATTAAGACGGCTGCAATCCTGTTGTCTTTCTATCTATGTGCAAATACTTACAGAGTAGAAAAGGTTTCTATAGCTTCGTTCTACAACTCTTTGGTAGACTTTGTCAATATCAAATTGGACTTTGATTCATGGCAGACCAATAAGAAATCGAAATTCAACTCCTCTTCAGGTGAGAATGACTTGCAACAGGTTATAGATTATATTAATGGAAGTACACGTGGCAGTACACTTCATGAAAATGCTTCATACTACTTTTGTCAATACCCATTTTTGATTACTTTGGGAGGTAAAATCTCAATTTTGGAGTACGAAGCTCGAAGGCAGATGGAACGgaaagcagaagaagccTTTATCAACTCCTTGGACAAACGTGTTGCCCTTGATATTTACTTCAAGGTTAAAGtcagaagagaaaacaTCGTGCAAGATTCGATTTCCGctatcaagaacaacagcaataacCTCAAGAAAAGTTTGCGAGTTCAGTTCGTAAATGAACCTGGTGTGGATGTAGGTGGGTTGAAAAAGGAATGGTTCTTACTTTTGACCAGAGCATTGTTCAATCCACAGGCAGGGATGGTTTACAATATTGAAGACTCCAACTACTTGTGGTTCAATCTAGTGCCCATAGAAAACTTTGAAATGTACTATTTGCTAGGTGCTGTATTGGGTTTAGCCATTTATAATTCCACTATTTTAGATCTTCACTTCCCAATGGCACTCTACAAGATTCTTCTCGATAAGCCTGTTGGCTTGGATGATTACAAGCAGTTGTTTCCTGTGTCGTATGGTAATTTGATGAAGCTCAAGAAATACTCAACAGAAGAGCTATTGGCATTGGATCTCACTTTTGAAGTTTCGTATCAGGATTTATTTGGAAAGACGTATTCGGCtgaattgatcaaggatGGTAGGAAAATATTTGTCACTGCTGAGACTCGTAAATCATATATTGAGAAATACACTCAGTTCTTTTTGCAAGAAGGaatcaagaaacaaataACAGCTTTTTCCAGTGGATTCAAGAATGTTATTGGTGGCAATGgactttctcttttcctCCCAGAAGAGATTCAGTTGTTGCTATGTGGAAGTGAAGAAGGTGGTATAGATGTTGACGTCTTGAAATCAGTGACAAAATACGTTGGTTGGAAAACGCCGGATGATGGTGCTGATTCAACTGTAGTTCAATGGTTCTGGGAGTACATGTGCGAAATTAACACCCAGGAACGGAAACGTCTACTCATGTTTGTTACCGGCTCCGATAGAGTTCCTGCAACAGGGATTCAAAACCTAAGCTTCAAAATCAGTAGCCAGGGTAAGGATAGCAACAGACTTCCTGTTGCACATACGTGTTTCAACGAGTTAGGCTTATATAATTATAGTTCTAAGGAAAAGTTGGTCGACAAACTTGTTACAGCGGTCAATGAGAGCGCAGGGTTTGGGTTAAAATAG
- a CDS encoding predicted protein: MIEKVGLLNSGLQDMTAMAWNLYCNWELVGQPSQDDPTLTLIQEFKEAFSRKDVTVHFMGLWDTINSVGIFRDKLFPYTTSSAIVKHVRHAVSIDERRAKFKQLLFAPYSYYPCLFSLNCTSCDEEEEEARSLFTSHNMDAGSFLGSLLLGNTKVHRVPCDSEDIVELFFPGNHGDCGGGWPVDLDGQYLSDIPLRWMLSQAIKFGVIFKTNAIHEFNDKHPVSKSLLSCHHDILSLKRERPIYTQLILTNGLPRSPVCRFDSRGDEYLYYTLFWWLIELLPIGYKVENKEGQWRNVYVPNLGRPRKIPRNSSFHWSVFYRMHYVKDYCPSNIPLDLIGPKYLESIDDFKKCYKGIDVEEYARKLTAEEIKNDWKNKIWRIIPDELQLLLEKD, encoded by the exons ATGATTGAAAAAGTTGGACTTCTCAACTCAGGACTCCAGGATATGACTGCTATGGCCTGGAACCTCTACTGCAATTGGGAATTGGTTGGACAGCCTTCACAGGACGATCCTACACTAACTCtcattcaagaattcaagGAGGCTTTCTCTCGCAAAGATGTAACAGTCCACTTCATGGGACTCTGGGACACCATTAATTCTGTGGGGATTTTCAGAGACAAGTTATTCCCGTATACTACCAGTAGTGCTATTGTTAAGCATGTAAGACATGCTGTTAGTATTGACGAAAGAAGGGCCAAGTTtaaacaacttctttttgctCCTTATAGCTACTACCCCTGCCTTTTTAGTTTGAACTGTACCAGTTgcgatgaagaagaagaggaggCTCGTTCTCTTTTCACGTCTCATAACATGGATGCCGGTTCTTTCTTAGGGAGTTTGCTATTGGGAAATACCAAAGTCCACAGAGTCCCTTGTGATTCTGAAGATATCGTAGAACTATTCTTCCCAGGAAATCATGGTGATTGTGGAGGAGGCTGGCCCGTCGATTTAGATGGACAATATCTTTCTGATATTCCTTTGAGATGGATGCTTCTGCAAGCAATTAAGTTCGGTGTTATCTTCAAAACTAATGCTATCCACGAGTTCAACGACAAGCACCCAGTGTCTAAAAGTCTTCTCCTGTGTCATCACGATATACTCTCCCTCAAGAGAGAAAGACCTATCT ATACCCAATTGATATTAAC AAATGGCCTTCCAAGATCACCTGTCTGCAGATTTGATTCCAGAGGAGACGAATACCTCTACTATACTTTGTTCTGGTGGTTGATTGAGCTTCTTCCTATTGGATACAAGGTGGAGAATAAGGAGGGCCAATGGAGAAATGTCTATGTACCCAATTTAGGAAGACCTCGTAAGATTCCAAGGAACAGTTCTTTTCATTGGAGCGTTTTCTACCGAATGCACTATGTCAAAGACTACTGCCCTTCTAATATCCCTTTGGACTTGATAGGTCCGAAATATTTAGAGCTGATTGACGACTTCAAAAAGTGCTATAAAGGTATCGATGTTGAAGAGTATGCCCGGAAGTTGACggctgaagaaatcaaaaacGACTGGAAGAATAAGATCTGGAGAATCATCCCTGATGAACTTCAGTTGCTCTTGGAGAAGGAT